A section of the Roseovarius sp. W115 genome encodes:
- a CDS encoding formate dehydrogenase subunit alpha — translation MLRKKTNGVARRPQRTSILSEVAGKSVDRRAFLRGSGLAIGGLAAIGATGGTVTQANAQSAATAAVETVKSVCTHCSVGCTVVAEVSDGVWVGQEPGWDSPFNLGAHCAKGAAVREHAHGERRLKYPMKKEGGEWKRISWEQAIDEIGDGMMNIKEESGADSVYWLGSAKHNNEQAYLFRKFAAYFGTNNVDHQARICHSTTVAGVANTWGYGAMTNSYNDIHNSRAIFIIGGNPAEAHPVSLLHVLRAKEQNNAPLIVCDPRYTRTAAHADEYVRFRPGTDVALIWGILWHIFENGWEDQEFIRTRVWGMDQIKDEVAKWTPEEVERVTGTPGSQLERVARTMANNRPGTVIWCMGGTQHTNGNNNTRAYCVLQLALGNMGTSGGGTNIFRGHDNVQGATDLGVLSHTLPGYYGLSAGAWGHWARVWGEDPEWLASNFGSIKDKEGNDKSLQNLKGIPVSRWIDGVLEDEANMDQPNKVRAMVLWGHAPNSQTRMVEMKTAMEKLDMLVVIDPFPTVSAVLHDRTDGCYLLPATTQYETRGSVTASNRSLQWRDKVIDPLFEAKTDHEIIGLFSKKFGFHDRIFRNIALEDDGITPDVEDTLREINRGMWTIGYTGQSPERLKMHMENQHTFDRTTLQAVGGPADGDYYGLPWPSWGTPEMNHPGTPNLYDMSKPVAKGGLTFRARFGVERDGDNLLAEGVASVGSEIQDGYPEFTMQMLMDLGWDGDLTDDERAAIDAVAGPDTNWKTDLSGGIQRVAIEHGCAPFGNAKARAVVWTFPDPVPLHREPLYTNRRDLVADYPTYEDRHDYRLPTLYASIQKNDFSKDYPIILTSGRLVEYEGGGDETRSNPWLAELQQDMFVEVNPRDANNLGVRDGEQVWVEGPEGGKVKVMAMVTNRVGEGVAFMPFHFGGHFQGEDQRSKYPEGADPYVLGESTNTAQTYGYDSVTQMQETKATLCKITAA, via the coding sequence ATGCTTAGGAAAAAGACCAACGGGGTTGCGAGACGCCCCCAGCGGACAAGTATCCTGTCTGAGGTTGCCGGGAAATCCGTCGACCGCCGCGCGTTCCTGCGTGGTTCAGGCCTGGCCATTGGTGGTCTGGCCGCGATTGGCGCAACGGGGGGCACTGTCACCCAGGCCAACGCACAATCTGCTGCCACTGCGGCGGTAGAAACAGTTAAATCAGTTTGCACGCACTGCTCGGTTGGCTGCACGGTTGTGGCCGAAGTGAGCGATGGTGTCTGGGTCGGGCAAGAGCCTGGCTGGGACAGCCCGTTCAACCTTGGCGCACACTGCGCGAAGGGTGCAGCGGTTCGTGAACATGCCCATGGCGAGCGCCGCCTCAAGTACCCGATGAAGAAAGAGGGTGGTGAGTGGAAGCGCATCAGCTGGGAACAGGCGATCGACGAGATCGGCGACGGCATGATGAACATCAAGGAAGAGAGTGGCGCGGACAGTGTCTACTGGCTCGGTTCCGCGAAGCACAACAATGAACAGGCCTACCTGTTCCGCAAGTTTGCAGCCTATTTCGGCACAAACAACGTGGATCACCAGGCCCGGATTTGTCACTCGACCACTGTTGCCGGTGTTGCGAACACATGGGGCTACGGCGCCATGACCAACAGCTACAACGACATCCACAACAGCCGTGCGATCTTTATCATCGGTGGGAACCCTGCCGAGGCGCATCCTGTTTCGCTTTTGCACGTTCTGCGTGCCAAAGAGCAAAACAATGCGCCTTTGATCGTGTGTGACCCGCGCTACACGCGGACTGCGGCGCATGCGGACGAATATGTGCGCTTCCGTCCTGGCACAGACGTGGCTCTGATCTGGGGCATCCTTTGGCACATTTTCGAGAATGGCTGGGAAGATCAGGAGTTCATCCGCACCCGCGTGTGGGGTATGGACCAGATCAAGGACGAAGTGGCCAAGTGGACGCCCGAAGAGGTCGAGCGTGTCACTGGCACACCCGGTTCGCAGCTTGAGCGCGTTGCGCGCACCATGGCCAACAACCGTCCTGGCACTGTGATCTGGTGCATGGGTGGCACGCAGCACACCAACGGCAACAACAACACACGTGCATACTGTGTGCTTCAGCTTGCGCTGGGCAACATGGGCACATCGGGAGGTGGCACCAACATCTTCCGTGGCCACGACAACGTTCAGGGTGCAACTGACCTTGGCGTTCTCAGCCATACGCTTCCAGGCTACTACGGCCTGTCGGCAGGGGCCTGGGGTCACTGGGCGCGTGTTTGGGGTGAAGATCCCGAATGGCTTGCCAGCAACTTTGGATCCATCAAGGACAAGGAAGGCAATGACAAGTCGTTGCAGAACCTGAAAGGTATTCCTGTCAGCCGCTGGATTGACGGTGTTCTGGAAGATGAAGCCAACATGGACCAACCGAACAAAGTTCGGGCCATGGTGCTTTGGGGCCATGCGCCCAACTCTCAGACCCGGATGGTTGAGATGAAGACGGCAATGGAAAAGCTCGATATGCTTGTCGTGATCGATCCATTCCCAACTGTCTCGGCTGTGCTGCATGACAGGACGGATGGGTGCTATCTGCTTCCTGCAACGACACAGTATGAGACCCGTGGCTCCGTGACCGCGTCTAACCGATCGCTGCAGTGGCGTGACAAGGTGATTGATCCGCTCTTCGAAGCGAAGACAGATCATGAGATCATCGGTCTTTTCTCCAAGAAGTTCGGGTTCCATGACCGCATCTTCCGCAACATTGCCCTTGAGGATGACGGGATTACCCCGGATGTCGAGGACACTCTGCGCGAGATCAACCGTGGTATGTGGACTATCGGCTACACTGGCCAGTCTCCGGAGCGTCTGAAGATGCACATGGAGAACCAGCACACGTTTGATCGCACAACGCTTCAGGCGGTGGGTGGTCCGGCGGATGGCGACTATTACGGTCTGCCATGGCCAAGCTGGGGCACGCCTGAGATGAACCATCCGGGTACGCCGAACCTTTACGATATGTCCAAACCAGTGGCCAAAGGTGGTCTGACCTTCCGTGCACGTTTCGGCGTGGAACGCGATGGCGACAACCTTCTGGCAGAAGGTGTGGCCTCCGTGGGATCGGAAATTCAGGATGGTTATCCTGAGTTCACCATGCAGATGCTGATGGACTTGGGCTGGGATGGCGATCTCACCGACGACGAACGCGCAGCGATCGACGCGGTGGCCGGACCGGACACCAACTGGAAAACCGACCTATCGGGCGGTATTCAGCGGGTGGCCATCGAGCACGGCTGTGCGCCATTTGGCAATGCCAAGGCCCGCGCGGTTGTGTGGACATTCCCCGATCCGGTGCCATTGCACCGCGAGCCGCTCTATACGAACCGGCGCGATCTGGTCGCGGATTATCCGACCTACGAAGACCGGCACGACTACCGGTTGCCAACGCTTTATGCGTCGATCCAGAAAAACGACTTCTCGAAGGATTATCCAATCATCCTGACGTCGGGCCGTCTGGTCGAGTATGAAGGCGGCGGGGATGAGACCCGGTCGAACCCGTGGCTGGCCGAGCTGCAACAGGACATGTTTGTCGAAGTGAACCCGCGTGATGCCAATAACCTTGGTGTGCGGGACGGCGAGCAGGTCTGGGTCGAAGGACCAGAAGGCGGCAAAGTCAAAGTCATGGCTATGGTGACCAACAGAGTGGGCGAAGGCGTGGCCTTCATGCCGTTCCACTTCGGTGGTCATTTCCAAGGTGAGGACCAAAGGAGCAAGTATCCTGAAGGTGCCGATCCTTATGTCTTGGGTGAATCTACAAACACCGCCCAGACATATGGCTATGACTCTGTGACCCAAATGCAGGAGACGAAGGCGACTCTCTGCAAAATCACTGCAGCATAA
- the fdh3B gene encoding formate dehydrogenase FDH3 subunit beta, protein MARAKFLCDAERCIECNACVTACKNEHEVPWGINRRRVVTIEDGNPGERSISVACMHCSDAPCMAVCPVDCFYQNEEGVVLHSKDLCIGCGYCFYACPFGAPQFPQAGNFGSRGKMDKCTFCAGGPEENHSQAEFNKYGRNRIAEGKLPICAEMCSTKALLAGDGDVVANIYRERVVARGFGSGAWGWGSAYGNTDG, encoded by the coding sequence ATGGCTAGAGCTAAATTCCTGTGTGACGCCGAACGCTGCATCGAGTGCAACGCCTGCGTGACCGCATGTAAGAACGAGCATGAGGTGCCTTGGGGCATCAACCGCCGTCGGGTTGTGACCATCGAAGATGGCAACCCCGGTGAACGCTCGATCTCGGTGGCCTGCATGCATTGTTCCGATGCGCCGTGTATGGCTGTGTGCCCGGTAGACTGTTTCTACCAGAATGAGGAAGGGGTGGTTCTTCACTCCAAAGACCTCTGCATTGGTTGCGGATATTGCTTCTACGCGTGCCCCTTCGGCGCGCCGCAATTCCCGCAGGCGGGCAACTTTGGGTCCCGTGGCAAGATGGACAAATGTACCTTCTGCGCTGGCGGACCCGAAGAGAACCACAGCCAGGCTGAGTTCAACAAGTATGGGCGTAATCGGATTGCAGAGGGCAAACTGCCGATCTGCGCCGAGATGTGCTCGACCAAGGCCCTGCTGGCCGGGGATGGCGATGTGGTCGCGAATATTTATCGCGAGCGTGTCGTTGCCCGTGGCTTCGGCTCAGGCGCTTGGGGTTGGGGTTCAGCCTACGGCAACACGGACGGCTGA
- a CDS encoding formate dehydrogenase subunit gamma, with amino-acid sequence MARILLTLILSLGLAGPLAAPVAAQEASQAAEPDRSATGGAQTLEDIMARQRGEKVENFQREEDPDSAAAMAGQLGGLGGASDSDVWSALRYGTADVTVTSGGPEARVLIQDGGMKWLQFREGPLTTYGNWLLVGTIFVLALFYLVRGKIMIDGEKTGRTVTRFKSIERFAHWLMAGSFIVLGITGLLVLTGRTIIIPVFGHEAFSTIAIGSKWIHNNISWAFMLGLIMCFVFWVVHNIPNKTDLKWLKVGGGLFSEGVHPPAKKFNAGQKFIFWSVILLGGSISASGLSLLFPFELPMFAKTFVILNQTGLPELLGFGVLPEQLAPHEEMQFAQLWHAIVSFALMAIIIGHIYIGSVGMEGAYDAMGSGEVDEQWAKEHHGLWLEEVKSKEGAASGSKAATPAE; translated from the coding sequence ATGGCACGCATTCTGCTCACACTTATCCTTTCTTTGGGCCTAGCTGGACCCCTCGCTGCACCGGTTGCGGCGCAGGAGGCATCGCAGGCTGCAGAACCGGATCGCTCCGCCACTGGCGGAGCGCAGACTCTTGAAGACATCATGGCGCGACAGCGCGGTGAGAAGGTTGAAAATTTCCAGCGTGAAGAAGACCCCGATAGTGCTGCGGCGATGGCCGGGCAGCTTGGGGGTCTTGGTGGCGCATCAGATTCCGACGTTTGGAGCGCGTTGCGCTACGGCACCGCGGATGTGACTGTTACATCTGGTGGTCCGGAAGCTCGCGTTCTCATCCAGGACGGTGGCATGAAATGGTTGCAGTTCCGCGAGGGGCCGTTGACCACTTATGGCAATTGGCTCTTGGTCGGTACGATCTTTGTCCTCGCCCTGTTCTACTTGGTGCGCGGCAAGATTATGATCGATGGAGAAAAGACCGGGCGTACAGTGACGCGTTTCAAATCTATCGAACGGTTTGCGCATTGGCTGATGGCTGGATCGTTTATTGTTCTCGGTATCACCGGCTTGCTGGTGCTCACGGGCCGAACGATCATCATTCCTGTGTTTGGGCATGAGGCGTTTTCAACGATCGCGATCGGGTCGAAGTGGATTCACAACAACATTAGTTGGGCCTTCATGCTTGGGCTGATCATGTGTTTTGTGTTCTGGGTCGTGCACAACATCCCCAACAAGACCGACCTCAAATGGCTCAAAGTGGGCGGTGGGTTGTTCAGCGAAGGTGTGCACCCGCCAGCCAAGAAGTTCAACGCCGGGCAGAAGTTCATCTTCTGGTCTGTGATCCTGTTGGGTGGCTCTATTTCCGCCTCGGGCCTGTCTCTGCTCTTCCCGTTTGAGCTTCCGATGTTTGCCAAAACCTTTGTGATCCTGAACCAGACGGGCCTGCCGGAACTTCTGGGCTTTGGTGTCCTGCCCGAGCAGCTTGCGCCGCACGAAGAGATGCAATTCGCACAGCTTTGGCACGCCATCGTCAGCTTTGCTTTGATGGCGATCATCATTGGCCATATCTACATCGGCTCGGTCGGTATGGAAGGCGCCTATGACGCCATGGGGTCAGGCGAAGTGGACGAGCAATGGGCAAAAGAACACCATGGACTGTGGCTGGAAGAGGTGAAGTCGAAAGAAGGCGCAGCTTCTGGAAGCAAGGCCGCAACACCTGCTGAGTAA
- a CDS encoding c-type cytochrome codes for MRALAAMLITFLAAGPLAAQDFTTLKGHGGPVMGLAVHPETGQVATSSFDNSVGLWSERTPRWLEGHEAAVVVVQFIDETRAISGGDDFDIILWSLEDGTQRRFEGHKGKVAALDVSPDKTQIVSASWDGSVGVWPLDGSEPRFLTGHQSGVSDVVFSVDGQRIYTSSADGTIRVWRLSEPDGVPRIIVNQGFGVNKLILAPDESWLAYGAVDGVTRIVDPENGETLRDFSLDRRPILSMAYHEDTQALAAGDGLGYIMMIDTSTWEISRDFRAMRNGPVWALDFSPDGTLIYAGGIEDVAFAWPVAFLDEFDPAGGEVRSFLKDPEEMSNGERQFMRKCSICHALTPPPSRKAGPTLFEVFGRRAGTVEGYPYSDTLDGSDIIWSDETIDALFDIGPDHYIPGSKMPMQRITGEQDRKDLVAFLKAASNGAGSEEDKREN; via the coding sequence ATGCGCGCTCTGGCCGCGATGTTGATAACGTTCCTGGCGGCGGGCCCACTCGCCGCGCAGGATTTTACCACCCTGAAAGGTCATGGTGGTCCGGTCATGGGATTGGCTGTGCATCCCGAGACAGGGCAGGTGGCGACTTCCAGTTTTGACAATTCGGTAGGGCTGTGGTCGGAACGCACGCCGCGATGGCTAGAGGGGCATGAGGCGGCCGTGGTGGTTGTCCAGTTCATTGATGAGACCAGGGCCATTTCTGGCGGGGATGACTTCGATATCATCCTGTGGTCGCTTGAGGATGGCACACAGCGCCGGTTTGAGGGGCACAAAGGCAAGGTCGCAGCACTCGATGTATCGCCCGACAAAACGCAGATCGTTTCAGCCAGTTGGGATGGCAGCGTTGGCGTCTGGCCACTGGACGGAAGCGAGCCGCGTTTCCTGACCGGTCATCAATCCGGCGTCAGCGATGTGGTGTTCTCTGTCGATGGACAGCGGATTTACACGTCTTCCGCCGATGGAACGATCCGGGTTTGGCGCTTGAGCGAACCTGACGGCGTTCCACGGATTATTGTCAACCAAGGGTTTGGGGTAAACAAACTGATCCTTGCTCCCGACGAAAGCTGGTTGGCCTATGGGGCGGTGGACGGCGTCACGCGTATCGTAGACCCCGAAAACGGTGAAACGTTGCGGGACTTCTCGCTTGACCGGCGTCCAATCCTGTCCATGGCGTATCATGAGGACACCCAGGCGCTCGCAGCTGGTGACGGGCTGGGGTATATCATGATGATTGACACATCGACGTGGGAAATCTCGCGTGACTTTCGCGCGATGCGCAATGGGCCGGTCTGGGCGCTGGATTTCTCACCTGACGGCACGCTGATCTATGCCGGGGGGATCGAGGACGTGGCCTTTGCATGGCCGGTGGCGTTTCTGGATGAATTCGACCCGGCAGGTGGCGAGGTGCGCAGCTTTCTCAAAGACCCAGAAGAGATGTCCAACGGAGAGCGGCAATTCATGCGCAAATGTTCGATCTGTCATGCTTTGACCCCGCCGCCATCACGCAAGGCGGGTCCAACACTTTTCGAGGTTTTTGGACGCCGTGCGGGCACGGTCGAGGGCTATCCCTATTCCGACACTTTAGACGGCTCAGACATCATTTGGTCGGATGAAACAATAGATGCCCTGTTCGACATCGGTCCGGATCACTATATTCCAGGATCAAAGATGCCAATGCAGCGGATAACGGGAGAGCAAGACCGCAAGGATCTTGTTGCGTTTCTGAAGGCCGCATCCAATGGTGCCGGATCAGAAGAAGATAAGAGGGAGAACTGA
- a CDS encoding sigma-54-dependent transcriptional regulator, with amino-acid sequence MNKPAAQSATVSAVRPDKEYGESLQFASVLVIDDEPGMRNFLTKILEPRVKRIEQARSTEQASAILDQSHFDLVILDNIMPKKTGLEWLEEQRQVGLFADAIMITAYADLDTAIQALRTGVADFVLKPFRANQILNAVARALDRKFLRRENFLLKHELTGGSTRGPGRLLGYSPAIQAVRDTLGKVAPTPTPVLFTGASGTGKEVAARTLHGLSDRADKPFVAVNCAAISPDHIAEELFGVIEGQAHRKDGLFLHADGGTLFLDEVALLPDQVQAALLRVLEDHRIRPLGAEREIPLNLRFFFATNADLKDEVAEGRFRADLYHRINVVQVQMPNLCDRQEDIVELASLFMSESSETLGLPALDLNEEVLLKLSRYNWPGNVRELRNLIERSVILGAFPEEFDGRGAVTGAQAIETLELVEQRHILNVLDACGGNRAEAARRLGVSRKTIDRKCAAWVG; translated from the coding sequence ATGAACAAACCTGCGGCGCAGTCGGCCACCGTGTCAGCGGTACGACCGGATAAGGAATACGGAGAGAGTCTGCAATTTGCATCGGTGCTTGTCATTGATGACGAACCGGGTATGCGGAACTTTTTGACGAAAATCCTGGAACCGCGGGTGAAACGGATCGAGCAGGCCCGTTCAACGGAACAGGCGTCTGCCATTCTGGATCAGTCGCATTTCGATCTGGTGATCCTTGACAATATCATGCCCAAAAAGACCGGTTTGGAGTGGCTGGAAGAACAGCGGCAAGTGGGGCTTTTTGCCGATGCGATCATGATCACGGCTTATGCCGATCTGGATACCGCCATTCAGGCACTGCGCACGGGTGTGGCGGATTTTGTGCTCAAGCCGTTTCGGGCCAATCAAATCCTAAATGCCGTGGCGCGTGCCCTGGATCGCAAATTCCTGCGGCGCGAGAATTTCCTGCTCAAACATGAACTCACTGGCGGCAGTACACGTGGACCTGGGCGTCTACTGGGATATTCCCCCGCCATTCAGGCGGTACGAGACACGTTGGGCAAAGTGGCCCCAACACCGACGCCGGTGCTTTTCACCGGGGCAAGTGGTACAGGCAAGGAGGTTGCTGCGCGCACTTTGCATGGTTTGTCGGATCGTGCGGATAAACCCTTTGTCGCGGTGAACTGTGCTGCGATTTCTCCTGATCACATCGCTGAAGAGCTGTTTGGTGTCATCGAAGGGCAGGCGCATCGTAAGGACGGGCTATTTCTGCATGCAGATGGTGGCACGCTCTTTCTGGACGAAGTGGCGCTATTGCCAGATCAAGTGCAGGCAGCTTTGCTGCGTGTGCTGGAAGATCACCGCATCCGCCCTTTGGGGGCCGAGCGCGAAATACCTTTGAACCTGCGGTTTTTCTTTGCGACCAACGCCGATCTTAAAGACGAGGTCGCCGAAGGGCGTTTTCGTGCGGATCTTTACCACCGGATTAATGTCGTTCAGGTGCAGATGCCCAATCTCTGCGACCGCCAGGAAGATATTGTCGAGCTTGCCTCTTTGTTCATGAGTGAATCCTCGGAAACTCTGGGGCTGCCCGCGCTTGATCTTAACGAAGAAGTGTTGCTCAAGCTGAGCCGCTATAATTGGCCGGGCAACGTGCGGGAACTTCGCAATCTGATTGAAAGATCGGTGATTTTGGGGGCGTTCCCCGAAGAGTTTGATGGTCGCGGTGCAGTTACCGGGGCACAGGCCATTGAGACGCTTGAGTTGGTCGAGCAACGCCACATCCTGAATGTTCTGGACGCTTGTGGCGGCAACCGGGCGGAGGCCGCGCGGCGGCTGGGTGTCTCACGCAAAACGATTGACCGCAAATGCGCGGCCTGGGTTGGCTAG
- a CDS encoding sensor histidine kinase produces the protein MTSVRLRLLILALLPLVVLMPLLLWLAVSRWAANYDNLLIANVESDLRIAEQYLAQIMTTTGDGVEGLASSTTFKDAAGLSRAKFEAFLENKRAELGLDFLYYLPRGAAQHAGTKWPVIGAAINGPGATEIDIFSGGDLVAVDEDLALRARLPLIETEAAVPTDRNIEDRGMVVHTATGVSVPGRIGVLVGGILLNRNLDFIDTINALVYHSEGTESGDRQGTATLFLEDVRVSTNVRLFEGERALGTRVSAVVRHAVLDEGQTWLNRAFVVNDWYISGYLPLIDSMGHRVGMLYVGYLEAPFIAAKRGAYVLIFAAFAAVLALTIPLFLRLAGGIFSPLERMTQTMKRVEDGQLDARIGAVSAKDEIGEVAAHLDELLDQVQERDQALRSWADELNTRVEDRTKELRETNEKLEATYQQLVMSEKLASIGEITAGVAHEINNPVAVIQGNVDVIRETLADAADPVATELALIDQQISRINAIVGKLLQFARPGDYGVFAEQVDVACVLDDCLVLVDYVLSKGDIKVEIERSDAPLVSINTGELQQVIINLVVNAVQAMDNKGKLTLTVGKSMRDGRIGTALVVSDTGPGVDTGRINTVFDPFYTTKLGEGTGLGLSVSQTLIAQADGLISVRNKAEGGAEFSVWLPEAQDDQEAA, from the coding sequence ATGACGTCGGTTCGTCTTAGACTTTTGATCCTGGCTCTGTTGCCATTGGTGGTGCTTATGCCATTGCTGCTTTGGCTCGCAGTCAGCCGTTGGGCCGCCAATTACGACAATCTTTTGATTGCCAATGTCGAAAGCGATCTGCGCATCGCCGAGCAATATCTGGCCCAAATCATGACCACGACCGGAGACGGGGTCGAGGGGCTGGCGTCTTCGACAACCTTCAAGGACGCCGCAGGCCTGTCACGCGCAAAATTCGAAGCCTTTCTGGAAAACAAGCGTGCAGAGCTTGGTCTGGACTTTCTTTACTACCTGCCACGCGGCGCGGCACAGCACGCTGGAACCAAGTGGCCGGTGATCGGTGCGGCAATCAATGGACCGGGGGCAACAGAGATCGATATTTTTTCCGGGGGAGACCTTGTGGCGGTTGATGAGGATCTTGCCCTGCGGGCGCGCCTTCCTTTGATCGAAACCGAAGCCGCCGTGCCCACCGACCGTAACATTGAGGATCGCGGCATGGTGGTTCACACCGCGACGGGTGTTTCTGTCCCGGGTCGTATTGGTGTTTTGGTCGGAGGTATCCTTCTCAATCGCAACCTTGATTTCATCGACACGATCAACGCTCTTGTCTACCACTCAGAAGGCACCGAAAGCGGCGATCGCCAAGGCACAGCGACGCTCTTTCTTGAGGACGTGCGCGTGTCGACCAATGTGCGGCTTTTTGAGGGAGAACGCGCGCTTGGCACACGCGTGTCCGCGGTCGTGCGGCATGCCGTCTTGGATGAGGGGCAGACCTGGCTCAATCGCGCGTTTGTCGTAAACGATTGGTATATCTCCGGCTATCTGCCCTTGATCGATAGCATGGGCCATCGAGTGGGCATGCTCTATGTCGGGTATCTTGAAGCCCCGTTCATCGCAGCCAAGCGCGGAGCTTACGTTCTGATCTTTGCCGCTTTCGCTGCGGTGCTTGCCCTCACAATCCCGCTGTTTCTGCGACTCGCAGGTGGTATTTTCTCGCCATTGGAGCGAATGACGCAAACCATGAAGCGCGTCGAAGACGGGCAATTGGATGCCCGTATCGGTGCGGTCTCGGCCAAGGACGAGATCGGTGAGGTCGCCGCGCATCTCGATGAGTTGCTTGATCAGGTTCAGGAACGTGACCAGGCGCTCCGGTCTTGGGCGGATGAACTGAACACGCGCGTTGAAGATCGCACCAAGGAACTGCGCGAGACCAACGAAAAGCTGGAAGCGACATATCAGCAGCTGGTGATGAGCGAAAAGCTCGCCTCCATCGGTGAAATCACCGCTGGCGTTGCGCATGAGATCAACAATCCGGTTGCCGTGATCCAGGGCAATGTGGATGTGATCCGTGAAACTCTGGCAGATGCAGCCGACCCCGTTGCGACGGAACTTGCGCTCATTGACCAGCAGATTTCCCGAATCAACGCCATTGTCGGAAAGCTTTTGCAATTTGCTCGACCCGGCGACTACGGCGTGTTCGCCGAACAGGTGGATGTGGCCTGCGTTCTGGACGATTGCCTGGTGCTTGTGGACTATGTTCTGAGTAAAGGTGACATAAAGGTTGAGATCGAGCGCTCTGATGCGCCGCTCGTCAGCATCAATACAGGCGAATTGCAGCAAGTGATCATCAACCTTGTGGTCAATGCGGTGCAAGCCATGGACAACAAAGGCAAGCTTACTCTGACCGTTGGCAAATCCATGCGAGACGGGCGGATCGGCACGGCGCTTGTGGTGTCCGACACAGGGCCGGGCGTGGATACCGGGCGGATCAACACAGTATTTGATCCGTTTTATACAACCAAGCTTGGCGAAGGCACCGGACTAGGCCTTTCCGTCAGTCAAACGCTCATTGCTCAAGCCGATGGGCTTATTTCAGTGCGCAACAAAGCCGAAGGTGGTGCGGAATTTTCTGTCTGGCTGCCCGAGGCGCAGGACGACCAAGAGGCCGCCTAG
- a CDS encoding TerC family protein has protein sequence MAELLTIENLGNLLMLCFLQAVLGFDNLLYISIESQRAPVAHQKAVRFWGIIIAVALRVILLFTMIQLIDAMAEPFYVFNSPGLIEGGVNFATCVFILGGIFIIYTAVKEISHMLTIEHLDTDVEGKSGKSAVKVVMLIVLMNLIFSFDSVLSALAITDVFPILATAIILSGIAMLVLADGVTRFLEKNRMYEVLGLFILLIVGVVLLGEAGQAAAHAMHDDSLALKVFGYEVIPMSKTTFYFSVLVLVAVEIIQSGYTRKLNAERRTHSKLH, from the coding sequence ATGGCCGAACTATTGACGATTGAAAACCTTGGCAACCTGCTGATGCTGTGTTTCCTGCAGGCGGTTCTAGGGTTCGACAACCTTCTCTATATCTCGATTGAATCGCAGCGCGCACCCGTCGCACACCAAAAGGCGGTGCGATTCTGGGGTATCATCATCGCGGTGGCGTTGCGGGTTATCCTGCTGTTCACAATGATTCAGTTGATCGACGCGATGGCAGAGCCGTTTTACGTCTTCAACTCTCCCGGGTTAATCGAAGGCGGGGTCAATTTTGCCACCTGTGTGTTTATCCTGGGTGGCATATTTATCATCTACACAGCGGTGAAAGAGATCAGTCACATGCTCACGATTGAGCATCTTGATACCGATGTTGAGGGCAAATCCGGCAAGTCTGCTGTTAAGGTGGTGATGCTTATCGTTCTGATGAACCTTATCTTTTCCTTTGACTCCGTGTTGTCAGCTCTGGCGATCACGGACGTTTTCCCGATCCTGGCGACCGCGATCATCTTGTCCGGTATCGCGATGCTTGTACTTGCCGATGGTGTGACAAGATTTCTTGAGAAAAACCGAATGTACGAGGTTTTGGGTCTCTTTATACTCCTCATCGTCGGTGTGGTCTTGCTGGGCGAGGCGGGTCAGGCGGCGGCGCATGCGATGCATGATGATAGTCTGGCGCTCAAGGTTTTCGGGTATGAGGTCATTCCGATGTCCAAGACCACCTTCTACTTCTCTGTTCTGGTACTGGTGGCTGTGGAGATCATTCAATCGGGCTATACGCGCAAGCTCAACGCTGAGCGGCGAACGCATTCCAAACTGCACTAG